The Styela clava chromosome 3, kaStyClav1.hap1.2, whole genome shotgun sequence genome includes the window agttattttttcatgtttttggcCATGTTCTGGAGGCTGTGATAATTAATAAATTGAACTGGAATGATTTCATCCAAATAAATCATTTTGTACGGTTTACGCTTCGTCTCTCAATTTGAACTCTCGTTTTGAACGCGatacctaaatataaatagccgAATAATAGGCTGctatatcgcctacgaccataccacgttgaatacacccgatctcgttcgatctcggaagttaatcaacgtcgggctcggttagtacttgcatgggtgaccggctgggaataccgggtgccgtaggcttttgcTTTTTACAAAGCATATTGATTTGGTACATTTACCATTATTTAATTAAGGTTTGTGGTCTATCAGGACATGATTATAATTTCccaaaactataaataaatgattttgaTTTCGTTAAACTTATAAAATAATAGTGCGCCAAATCTGCGATACACAATTTTATAATCGGCTATCATAACACTTTAATGACTCACAGTTTCAGGTGACCAGGTGATAGTACCTCATTACTGTTCAAAAGCGTCAGTCATTAAACGTTTTAGGTATCATTCCACCGTAAATTCAATACTATTAAAACGCGTCAGTCGCTGAACGTTCAATTAGCATTTCACAATACCTTTATTATTAATAAGCATTTAACTAGCATTTCACCGCAACTTCAACACTGTTAACATTCAAATCAATGAAGGTTTTGGTTTGGGGCGACTTACAAGGCGAAACCAACTCTATTTAGTATTGCTCTATTAAGCTGACAGATCAGTtagggaataccgggtgccgtaggttTTTTAATTCACAAAGAATTATTCATTTGGTACATTTACCATTATTTAGTGAAGGGTTTGTGGTCTGCCAGGACACTATTTTAATTTCCCAAAACTATAAACAAATGATTTTGATTCAGTCAAACTTGTAAAATATTGGTTCCCCAAATCTGCGATacacaatttcaaaattgcttATCGGTACATTTAAATGACTAGTAGTttaattggacacgttagtggacataacgatcgttttggtatttttgttgttcttgttcttatttgtcttcttcttggtatcgttatgaaaaaatcgcttttctcgttgattactggaccaattgctttgaaattttcagtgagtaaagattatatttttccccagaaggctattacttttatttattcttaaattttatatgaatcctatgagatatgatatttcatacaaaatttcgcggtatttatttttactcatgtgaacactgttttacacttatttcaatcggtttcgcgatcgattgtcttgctcagtactacagctactgtaggtcggtactggtaagttgccataccggtaccgtaacgcagtgaaaatgacttattccttccgcggtattactaatgctgcaatgcaagttttatagcctatcgtatgcggaacggaatatcagacctacaggttcggtacggtagctcagtacgtaagtacgatactggtactggtgccggtgtcttaccacaatgaaacaagagagctacgcacaaatatatggacacgttagaccagagcgaatcagtccttaccggtacctttgacgctaccggtaccctcaaaaaagttctgaatttccagtagcaagaattttgcagaatcaaaacgtacagccagtcacgacactgactaaaatccgtgttcccatggataaaaaataatacagcaaaattttaaacgaaatatcaaatttcatagaattcacgcaaaattttgaaataaacaaaagtaatagccttctagcgaaaaaattaatctttaaccactgaaaatttcaaagcaattggtccagtattcgaagagaaaagcgactttttaaaaacgtgtcaaagaacaagaacaacaacaacataatattgaaacgatcgttatgtccactacgtgtccaaaaattaccgtaacttattctttcacggtcctaccagtgcagtaatgcaagcgttgtagcacttgtagcctactatatttgtttattttgatgagagtctactggaaacaagagagctatgctcaaatatatggacacgtagagtcacataattttgatgacgtcatagcgaaaaaaaaagtaatagccttctggagaaaatttttatctttaaccactaaaaatttcaaagcaattggtccagtattcgaagagaaaagcgactttttaaaaacgtgtcaagcgatactgagttagcagtcaggcagcatcttacctgtacactgtaggccatatacggtaattgatcacagaacagttgttcccttgcaaattttatgttgtttacactttaggacagataattgatcacagaacaattcttccctttcaaattttatgttgttttcagtagactctcatcaaaataaacaaatatagtaggctacaagtgctacaacgcttgcattactgcactggtaggaccacgaaagaataagttacggtaatttcattgtggtaagacaccgcaACCGgcaccagtatcgtacttacgtactgagctaccagtaccggttagcagtcagccagcatcttacctgtacactgtaggccatatacggtaattgatcacagaacagttgttcccttgcaaattttatgttgttcacactttaggacagataattgatcacagaacaattcttccctttcaaattttatgttgtttccagtagactatcatcaaaataaacaaatatagtaggctacaagtgctacaacgcttgcattactgcactggtaggaccgtgaaagaataagttacggtaatttcattgtggtaagacaccggtaccggcaccagtaccagtatcgtacttacgtactgagctaccagtaccggtaccgaacctgtaggtctgatattccgtttcgcatacgataggctataaaacctgcattgcagcattagtaataccgcggaaggtataagtcaatttcactgcgttacagtaccggtatggcaacttaccagtaccgacctacagtagctgtagtactgagcaagacaatctatcgcgaaaccgcttgaaataagtgtaaaacagtgttcccatgagtaaaaataaataccgcgaaattttgtatgaaatatcatatctcataggattcatataaaatttaagaataaacaaaagtaatagccttctagcgaaaaaattaatctttaaccactgaaaatttcaaagcaattggtccagtattcgaagagaaaagcgactttttaaaaacgtgtcaaaggacaagaacaagaacaacaacaacaacaacataatattgaaacgatcgttatgtccactacgtgtccaacaacataaaatttgaaagggaagaattgttctgtgatcaattatctgtcctaaagtgtaaacaacataaaatttgcaagggaacaactgttctgtgatcaattaccgtatatggcctacagtgtacaggtaagatgcaggctgactgctaaccggtactggtagctcagtacgtaagtacgatactggtactggtgccggtaccggtgtcttaccacaattaAATTagcgtaacttattctttcacggtcctaccagtgcagtaatgcaagcgttgtagcacttgtagcctactatatttgtttattttgatgagagtctactggaaacaacataaaatttgaaagggaagaattgttctgtgatcaattatctgtcctaaagtgtaaacaacataaaatttgcaagggaacaactgttctgtgatcaattaccgtatatggcctacagtgtacaggtaagatgctggctgactgctaactcagtaccgcacctacgttaggtaccggtaccgccgtGAATTCAGCTCTCATCGCTTTGTTGGACacatagtggacataacgatcgtttcaatattatgttgttgttcttgttctttgacacgtttttaaaaagtcggctttctcttcgaatactggaccaattgctttgaaattttcagtggttaaagataaaaattttctccagaaggctattactttttttttcgctatgacgtcatcaaaattatgtgactctacgtgtccatatatttgagcatagctctcttgtattttaaatcaaattacaatataatacaatacaatttcatttcgatttttCGTCTACAACCTGACAACACAAAATGGAAAACACAGACAAGGGCGACGAAAAGATCGGGAAAATGAGCAAAACCTAGAGAAAGGTTAATAGCGAACGCTGCAAGCGTTTGTGCCCATTCACCCAAATTATTGTTTCGAACTAGTAAACCAGTTAGTAAGCGCAAAAACACCCAAAATAGGCATCAAGAACTCATACTCGAAATACTCGAGCCATCCTTTGCGAAATTTGCAACTACTTTGTCTAACGAACAGTATACAGGTAATCCTCATCCGGGTAACAGAACCTCATTACTGTTCAAAAGCGTCAGTCATTGAACGTTTTAGGTAGCATTccaccgtaacttcaatacaGTTAAAACGCGTCAGTCGGTGaacgtttaaatagcatttcaccaCAACTTCACCACTGTTAACATTCAAATCAATGAAGGTATTGGTTTGGGCTAGCTACAAGGCGAGACTAACTCCATTTATTATTGCTCTATTACGCTGACAGCTTAGTAGGTGTATACTGTATAagcagagccattatataactagTCTGGAAGGCCGTATACTGACCTGTTGTTCACAGCGTCATCTAGTGTTGGCGTGGGTAATTCATAACCACGGCGTCGTCTGCTGTTTATTTTAGGCTGCTCGCTGTTAAACGTATCCAAAGTTCGAATGGAAATGGATTTATCTGAGGAAGAAATGcttgaattttttgatgacaTGAGTTATATAGTACTGATTGCTTATTAAAATAGGTTTTGATCCTGAAAGAATGAATAGTAAGAGTTTATAGTACCATAGTTTAATATGTGAAAGTAGAGACCGTTTTTGGTTTGCTGAAAATTTGGTCagtatttttacatcacatTTGTTTTGCTATATACAGGCACTTAGGCACTGTTTTAGAcccgattttatatatttcacagcTTGATGACGAGATAGAAGGAAAATGGGGCAGGATATCTGTAGTAGAAATCGACTACGGAAGTGTTAATTGCAAGAAGACACTGCAGACTGCATTGAATGATTTGAACATCACATTAAATCAGGAATCATCACTATGGGCAGTTGTTATAGCGGATATGATGGAAATTTCTAGAGAAGAATCCAGAAGTAAAATGACAgctaaatacattgaaaaattgcaaaagcCATAGCCCATATTCGAACAATTCTGAAATCTCTCATTTGGACCTAAAACGCATAATCAAAACTGCAGCactgaaaattataaaaaagcgtttcaagtaACTGAGCCTGTCATGCAAACGTCAATAACCAAAGGCGACAAAAAGGTGATTGAGTACTTTGCTGGGGGATTGCTAAAATGGGGAATAAAGCGTCCAGGTGGAGAAGGTGCTTTCTGGTGCCAAAACCAAGCTTCGAGACTCGATCTTCCCGATTGCTTTAAAGAGCGCAATAGAGGCGGTATCATATCAGCATCCGAAACATTTGTTCTCTTTCTAATCTCTGTGGAAAGCAAATTCCTGTCTCAAGTATGCAAAAGGGTAATAGATAAACGGCGTATTATCGGAAATATTGACATGGACCCTTTCAGCCCCAGTGAATCCAGTATTCTGACCATTCTTGTGAGAAGATTTATTCGAACAAGGACCCATATCCATTGCAAGACTGAACTGCAGAACAAAGTTTCGAAAAGAAAATATGGACCCAAATCATATGGACTTCGCGATggtttgaaaaattgtttttccaaATAATCTCATTATTACACTATAATAAAAATTAGCCAACAAAACAATTTCTACTTTGTATTTTTAGCATAAGAAATACGAAAAAAAACTGAACAGGAATTTTGACTTAGATATGAAGAATCACACAGACTTGGTAGAGAAAAAATGACAAATGCAAAGACCAATAattgatagctaattttaaaaCATAGATGTGGTTccacaaatttgaataaaattatacgaGAGATAGGGGAAACTTTTCAATTTGATAGGAGGCATTTTGACAAATAAACCATCGATTAATATTcatatgaaatttaattttggatACATTATGGTAACTATTATTTAAAGCAGAGACTAGCCAGCCactaaaattagaaacaaattTAAGAAAATGGACTAGTACTTGTATATAAATCCGTATGCATGTATTTAAGCAGAAAGAAGTCAGCTTCTAGaaatttatcaatcattttcaaTCGCAACATTAGAACCAAAAACACTACTACTCGATTTTACAACATCTATTAATCTGGAGTTTGATGTGAATAAACTAAAGGTGGGGTTTTCAGTACGGAAACCTCACTCGCGTTGGTGACCAAAATATgcctctagagcaggggtctcgaactcaaaacatgtcgtgcgccactttttgaaatttattggccacgcgggccgcaaaccaagaaattaggtacaaaaatgagtatctgaatgtattgtgttgaaattacacttgaatgTTACAGCAAACGAGACAGGGGTctgcaactacggggtcgcgacccaaatttgggttgCGAAGCACTCCGCTCTGAGTCGCAAAACAATTTCAATTATGCCATAATTATGAGCATCttgtctgtgtagcgtattcAGGCATAACAACTATATAAATCTCCGATTATaattatggatgtttccccaagtatacacttccttatttactgcggtgacattggccaatcagtaTAAGTGCAAATTTTGACGtaataataaacatttttgGATCGCGCTgaaaagtagttgcggacccctgctctaaaggGTCTTGGTTTATTCACCATGGTAAAACAGAGCTCGCACCACTGTCCAAAACAATACAAATAATCGCAGCCATAGAAATAGATGCCATTCTCAAGCCATTTTTTGTGGCATCACTAAGCAGCATTTTCTGGCGATTAACTTCTCCCACTAATGGCCGACTGTATGCCTTTTCTTCCCAATATCCaggtattttagaaaacctttCTCAAGCCATTCTCATCTTTTATCATAGATGTTGTAAAAAGGCTGAATTTTCTCTTGTCACTGTCTTGATCATGCACATGGAGACGCATACAAGTGTAGCAGATGTTGGGTCCTCTACCAGCATAAGAATATGCTATTTCACATTGAGAGCCGAGATATCTGTATTGATACAATACCAAAattaaattcaacaaaaatacaACTAAATAGAAGTATATCTGACTAAATGCAAATATATCTTACCTTAATTTCAAGAAAATTCTGCCATCATCTTCTATTTCTGGAACACTTCTGGGAATGCATGAACTATTCGtggaaacaatatcatatcccAAACACAGGGTGAGATCAACCAAGTTTTTAAGTAGGATTGAAATTGCCGATGATATTGTGAAAGCATAAACCCCAGCGAAAGCGCAAGAAAAGGAAAATTGTTTTTGGTCAAATTGGCAAATTAGAAGGCTTATTTCCGTTGTCGCATGTAAACTGTGATAAGAATAGTATTTTGTGGGTGATGCCACAAACTTAATCCAACTTTTTTTATTGGCCCTTTGAATATCTTCATCCTTGAGATTATCAGCACAAATTCTAGCTTTTCCATCCTCAACTTTGCTTTTAAAGTTAGGAGAGTAGCGATATTTAAACACAATCTGGATGCAATAGAAATTACTTAGCAATTAATATGTCAAAGTCATGAGTGAGGTAATAAATGGCTAACACTAGAATACAATAAGGCACAaaataaacagtgaaaactcaTGACATCACATACAGCAGTAGCCTAGCCTACACCATATTTCTGAAATAGAAGAATAAACTTTGCCCTTGTTTTAGATAGCCAAAATAAAATACGGTAAAATTGCGGATACCAAAAAAACGTGATGAAACTTTTGTGTCCATTTTTTGATGGCATTCCAAATTTGCTTTTCATACCATCCGGGACACGATGCTTGCTTGGAACCATTATTAACTCTGTACCGGTAACTAAAAAACAAATGTTACCAGCACCGGAGTTACTAGTAGCTTAGGATAGGATTCTAAACTACCTTTTCTGCATATACAGTCTATATttaagtttaataataatagtttgcctttttatttcagttttccATATCTTGCCAACTTCGCGCAACTTGAAATGTGTAAACATGGCCTGAAAACAATCACACATTACCTGTATCAAACTACCTGATTCGGCTGTCCAGCAGACGACAGGGGTGTAAAACCCACGCCAACACCAGATGTCGCTGTCAACAACTCGGTGTTCTGCAAAAAACCGAGAGCTTCCAGActagttatataatggctctggtaTAAGTATGCAAGGGTGTTGTAGCCAGGGCTGAAAACCCTAtgtcaggggtcgggaacccatggctcgcgagtaataaatatatggctcttttggtgacggcatatggctctcagaaaaatctaatatcccaagactaagcttactattgttacgagatttcaaattcttttatagccaaatttggcaggaaattcccaatacgtttgagtcGCAACGCGcgtccagcacatgtctatgttatgtaagataattaccagacaggcattgtgacaaacaaggggattctggaacatatattgtgacatcacagagCGATGGAGTTTTCAAAACACTAcagagatgcctaaacgaaaaagggtgatgagtatcgtagatttccaCATTGGGCTGCaggtgagcaaccgttcaaggcccgcagcgactacatgcagcatcagaaatcacattaaatgtatattgacattgtatgtgttgatttttgagtgaacatttcaggcctgattaagtgaaaaaatgttatatggctcgcacggaaatgcaattgaagatatgtatattttatggctctcttgaccaaaaaggttcccgacccctggccCTATGTCCTCCGACAATCGAAGCAACTATGGACACCTCCCTTCAAAAAGTTTTTTCCCCGCTGTTCAAATACGCGAGAGACACCACTTTAGTGTTTATCGGAAGGTTTTCTTAGTCGCCTTGCGAGTGAGATTACTAGAGAGAGATAGATATCTAGACTTCCTTTCGTTGTATACACTCTCGAAATGAACAAAATCCAAAATTTTCGAGAAATTGCTTCAAATTGTAACGACTGCAGTAAAGAAAGTTGTGATACAGACGAATTGTCTATTTCAGTGTGTTGTGTACAACCTCCTTTTTCAAATAAGCCATGAATGACAAGTTAGATATAAACCAGACCTGAGATATCGATTCAACATTATCGCTCAGTTGTAAACACAGCGTGTTATTTACTATAATATAGCTATAGGACGTCATATATATACAGTCTTCTGTTCACGCTAAAACACTATTGCGACATAATTTGAAAGAATTTGTTTAGTCTATTTGTGTGGGACTATTTGCTAAGTGATAGCTGgctttttgaaatttcagaGCAGCTTTAAAATGTAGTTTGTCACTTATCGATTTtcatcagtaagtatgttgataggtatttgtctgtctgtctgtatgtttgtttgtctgttagatgcacgcgatatctcacgaaagcgagattgaatctgctccagattttgcatgtgcattcatcatatctcggaccagaaacctattgattttgggcgaattatgtcgtataattagcgagttattaaattagtgattggacacaaggtgtcactattaAGTAAAAGCGCGAAAAGCGAAATAAATGAGTCATATTTAACTCATTACAATTTCAACAGCAAGCACaaaaaatactaaataaatGCGCGGCGAGTGGACAAGAGTCGTGAGAATcaaatgtttattattattgatgAAATCATTTTGACGCTAACAGCGATTGTTTGACAACTGAGTGACTGAGTCATTCACTATATCGACAACAAAACCATTCAAACAAGTCTGCAATATTAGCAATTCGACTCTCGTTGTGATTTTCGTGCAAATACTAAACTTAAAGCAACGGAAACTGAGGAAATTGGATACTTCCGTTTTGCGCAAACAGCCGGTGCCGGTTACACGCATTCGTACATCGCAATATATGAACAACACGCACATATATAACGCACCATTTTATGAGATATTTCATTCAGGCGGGTATACATACATAGCTTCTGAGAACGAAATGCGTAATTATATTAAATAgttcaaacatatatatatatatacccgaTGGGATAAGGAAGGTCACGGGGGAATCAAAACAAGATACAATGGACGAGATAAGCGTCGATGGATTCCACTGTCACATAGTTTCAGCTGATTCAGCAAACAGCAATCCCAAGACGCAAGAACTCAGCGCAGTTAGAAACGATATCTCACACGAAGCAATAATAAAACCACAATGTCGACCACAGCAAAGTAATACTGAACGATTGCTGACACCGCGGAATCACTTGAACAATGTGAGGAGTCCACCATATATTAGTACAACAACTCATCGAAGACAGGTAAGATTTTTTGGTTATCATTATGTCTttgatttgatttattttgattttatacatttttaacGTCTTAAGGCTAAGCGTTTGACGAGACATGCGTACTGAGCTATTGGCAAAGTCTTACTGAATAGTTATTCGGAAGCACTCATCGGTGTGGCAACGTGGATGACTAACATTAACAGGATTTAGACATAGAAATTATTTCCTTTACAATACGAATGTTATTCGGTTCCATTTTATAGCCAATAAAGCTATGTTAACATCAATTTAATGGTTTTATTTAACCATGAGGCGAGCTGGTAGTTATATACATAGAATGGAAACAACCATTCGCGCCAATTAGGCCATTTTTGTTCCCCTTCTGGATTTTTAGTGAAGTAACAGCCTGTCAATAGCTTGCTgaatttctgaaataaattatttataaggTAGCTTCCTCATATACCGTATGTTAATTATCCGCTAGTTCAGGACCAGGTATCATTAGTTTTGCATACCGGTGCTTGTTGTAAAGAGTGAAAGCAGTAAAACTTCGGTATGATACAGCAGGGAAaattcgatatatatatcgtaGGATGTGAATGTTATCgctagggttgccacttctggatacatttttttcgaatcgaatctttccgaatctgattccattaagctttcattttattgcatgcgtatgtttgctcaaagtcacaaaaaagctcaaatctggAACTAAAAATGGAATATGCAATATGGCAAGGATGATAAGGGGTTTTCAGTGAATAATCCACACTCATTTCCATCGTGATACaaaaagatgtaggtcatagatatcaccaataaaggcattgatgaaaaacttgctgttgcaacctatctgtgagtcttacaatagCCTACTGAGGtattattgtgttatatttGTATCAAGACTGAGGCAGtttgatggaattcatatgagaaaataagcagAGAACAGTTGTACCGTTATGTCATAAACACAGTAACAGGACTGCTTTCCCTAgtcccacaccagtatatgtgacTGTGGCATTTCACTTCTTGGTATATTGAATTAAGGccggccttattaccgattctttatcttcaaaattttagtacaatattttatatttatgctagcagcatggagtaatacgacaaaaacattctaattgcatctgaattactagcaatgggaaatgcttgcaagaatatgattgaagacgataaaattaaccacaattaaattaatttcgagaaaaacaatcgttcacccgactacgattgcgaacaaaaatttccataaatattagagACAATATTAATTGTGACTAACAGCGTTCTTGGCTAACTCGGGCTTCATTATTATCGTCGACTActttaatttcgtaattcagaaagtccaaatgtgcaCAATGAACGCCCCGTtgacgagcga containing:
- the LOC120340043 gene encoding uncharacterized protein LOC120340043; translation: MAYLKKEIVFKYRYSPNFKSKVEDGKARICADNLKDEDIQRANKKSWIKFVASPTKYYSYHSLHATTEISLLICQFDQKQFSFSCAFAGVYAFTISSAISILLKNLVDLTLCLGYDIVSTNSSCIPRSVPEIEDDGRIFLKLRYLGSQCEIAYSYAGRGPNICYTCMRLHVHDQDSDKRKFSLFTTSMIKDENGLRKVF